The Argentina anserina chromosome 3, drPotAnse1.1, whole genome shotgun sequence genome includes a region encoding these proteins:
- the LOC126787990 gene encoding (3S,6E)-nerolidol synthase 1, with amino-acid sequence MASSSGAFFTAFNPQLAPGSSHNSRSNLIQLTPKKTPNFQIRGIHEDFSLLSSFSTPRKLINYETKHGRTMDDISVQHFQKLELFRNVLRTVAKLDALEGLNMIDAIQRLGIDYHFQQEIDEILHKQMSIVSAYDNLHEVALRFRLLRQQGYFVPDDVFNNFKERKGTFKLDLGEDIKGLMSLYEASQLRTEGEDTLVEAEKFSGHLLKTSLSHLDYHQARIVGNTLDNPYHKSLASFMARNFFITSQGTNIWLNLLKEVAKTDFNIVQSLHQNEIVQISEWWKELGLAKELKLARDQPLKWYIWSMACLSDPKLSEERVELIKPISFIYLIDDIFDVYGTLDELILFTEAVNRWEITAIDHLPDCMKICFRALYDMTNEFSCKIYHKHGWNPLQSLKMTWASLCNAFLVEAKWFASGQLPKSEEYLKNGIVSTGVNVVLVHMFFLLGQNITEQSVELLNGTPAIISSSAAILRLWDDLGSAKNENQDGNDGSYVRCYIEEHEGCSIEEAREKTINMISDEWKKLNRQLLSSHPFPATITSASLNLARMVPLMYSYDDNQCLPSLKEYMKSMLYETVSMY; translated from the exons ATGGCATCGTCTTCTGGAGCCTTCTTTACAGCATTCAATCCCCAACTTGCTCCAGGAAGCTCACATAATAGCCGCTCTAACCTCATACAACTTACACCTAAGAAGACGCCGAATTTTCAAATACGGGGCATCCACGAAGATTTTAGTCTGCTTTCCAGTTTTAGCACTCCCagaaaattgattaattatgaAACTAAGCATGGTAGAACCATG GATGACATTTCTGTCCAACACTTTCAGAAGTTGGAACTATTCAGGAATGTGCTGAGAACTGTAGCAAAGCTAGATGCCCTCGAGGGTTTGAATATGATCGATGCTATTCAACGGCTAGGCATCGATTACCACTTTCAACAAGAAATCGACGAAATTCTGCACAAGCAAATGAGTATTGTATCTGCTTATGATAATCTTCATGAGGTTGCGCTTCGGTTTCGACTGCTGAGACAGCAGGGTTACTTCGTGCCTGACG ATGTTTTTAACAACTTCAAAGAAAGGAAAGGGACGTTTAAGCTTGATTTGGGTGAAGACATCAAGGGATTGATGAGCTTATACGAAGCTTCACAGCTAAGAACAGAAGGGGAAGATACACTTGTTGAAGCTGAAAAGTTTAGTGGTCATCTGCTGAAGACGTCCCTGTCACATCTTGATTATCATCAAGCCAGAATCGTTGGCAACACATTAGATAATCCTTATCACAAAAGCTTGGCCTCATTCATGGCCAGGAACTTTTTTATTACATCTCAAGGCACCAACATATGGTTAAATTTGCTAAAAGAAGTGGCAAAAACAGATTTCAATATAGTCCAATCTCTGCACCAGAATGAAATCGTTCAAATATCCGA ATGGTGGAAGGAGCTAGGATTAGCTAAGGAACTGAAGCTTGCAAGAGACCAACCACTGAAATGGTACATTTGGTCCATGGCATGCCTATCAGACCCGAAGTTATCAGAGGAGAGGGTTGAGCTCATAAAACCCATCTCTTTTATCTACTTGATAGATGACATTTTTGATGTTTATGGAACCCTTGATGAACTCATTCTCTTCACAGAAGCTGTTAATAG ATGGGAAATCACAGCTATAGACCACTTACCAGATTGCATGAAGATATGCTTCCGGGCTCTCTATGATATGACTAACGAATTCAGCTGCAAGATCTATCACAAGCATGGATGGAACCCCTTACAATCTCTGAAAATGACG TGGGCAAGTCTCTGCAATGCGTTTTTGGTGGAAGCAAAATGGTTTGCATCTGGGCAGCTGCCGAAGTCAGAAGAGTACCTGAAGAATGGCATTGTTTCTACGGGGGTAAATGTGGTTCTAGTCCACATGTTTTTTCTCTTGGGTCAAAATATAACCGAACAGAGTGTCGAGTTGCTGAATGGAACTCCAGCCATTATATCGTCGTCAGCGGCAATTCTTCGACTTTGGGATGATTTGGGAAGTGCCAAAAATGAGAACCAGGATGGGAACGATGGGTCGTATGTGAGGTGCTACATAGAGGAACATGAAGGCTGTTCCATTGAGGAGGCACGAGAAAAGACCATTAATATGATTTCAGATGAATGGAAGAAACTGAACAGACAACTGCTCTCTTCTCATCCATTTCCAGCAACAATTACTTCGGCTTCCCTTAATCTTGCAAGAATGGTCCCCTTGATGTATAGCTACGATGACAACCAATGCCTTCCATCGCTTAAAGAGTATATGAAATCAATGTTGTATGAAACTGTATCAATGTACTAA
- the LOC126788319 gene encoding pentatricopeptide repeat-containing protein At3g13160, mitochondrial-like: MSFARLLRRAFSTTTTTTTLPKPTAAVKSIRAISQDLYTENNLKLLVKKFKESSEIYRFRTKSPVYEETVRRLATAKRFEAIEEILEHQKKYPDFSEEGFTVRILSLYGKAGMFDNAKKVFDEMPERNCARTVLSFNALMGACVSCKKFEMVGKIFEEVMRELSVEPDVVSYNILIKAFCEMGKFDDAVAVIETMEEKGAVPDVITFNTLLDCLYGNQRFSEAEKIWGQMVEKNVVPVIRSYNARLMGLALEKRSQEAAQLFEELKNIGLKPDVFSFNALIKGSVNEGNLDEAKRWYGEIEKSGCRPARWTFGTLVPFVCEKGDMEYAFELCKDIFKSRRVVSATLLQPVVNGLVKASMIEQAKELVRLGNTNSYKRFDLKLPSDE, from the coding sequence TTGCTCGTCTCCTCCGCCGCGCATTTTCCACAACCACCACCACTACCACCCTGCCCAAACCCACAGCCGCCGTTAAGAGCATCAGAGCCATCTCCCAAGACCTCTACACGGAGAACAACCTCAAACTCCTCGTCAAAAAGTTCAAAGAGTCTTCCGAGATCTACCGCTTCCGAACCAAATCCCCCGTTTACGAAGAAACCGTCCGCCGCCTCGCCACCGCCAAGCGCTTCGAAGCCATCGAAGAGATCCTCGAGCACCAGAAGAAGTACCCGGACTTCTCCGAGGAGGGTTTCACGGTCCGAATACTTTCCCTTTATGGAAAGGCCGGGATGTTCGACAATGCCAAGAAGGTGTTCGACGAAATGCCTGAGAGAAACTGCGCGCGCACAGTACTGTCCTTCAACGCGCTTATGGGCGCGTGCGTGAGCTGTAAGAAGTTTGAGATGGTGGGGAAGATTTTCGAGGAGGTGATGAGGGAGTTGTCTGTTGAGCCGGATGTGGTGTCTTACAATATTTTGATCAAGGCGTTTTGCGAGATGGGGAAGTTCGATGATGCGGTTGCGGTGATTGAGACGATGGAGGAGAAGGGTGCGGTGCCGGATGTGATCACGTTTAATACGTTGTTGGATTGCTTGTATGGGAATCAGCGGTTTTCGGAGGCCGAGAAGATATGGGGTCAGATGGTGGAGAAGAATGTGGTTCCTGTTATTAGGAGCTACAATGCCAGGTTGATGGGGTTGGCTTTAGAGAAAAGGAGTCAAGAAGCGGCTCAATTGTTTGAAGAGTTGAAGAACATTGGATTGAAACCTGATGTGTTCAGCTTCAATGCGTTGATCAAGGGGTCTGTGAATGAGGGGAACTTGGATGAAGCTAAGCGGTGGTATGGTGAGATAGAGAAGAGCGGCTGCCGACCGGCCAGATGGACTTTCGGGACGCTTGTTCCCTTTGTTTGTGAGAAGGGTGATATGGAGTATGCTTTTGAGCTTTGCAAGGATATTTTCAAAAGCCGCCGCGTTGTGAGTGCCACACTGTTGCAGCCTGTTGTGAATGGTCTGGTTAAGGCCTCCATGATTGAGCAGGCAAAGGAACTTGTCAGGCTTGGAAACACTAATTCCTACAAGCGTTTTGACTTGAAGTTGCCTTCAGATGAATAG